The Sedimentibacter sp. zth1 DNA segment AATCCATTACAAATATTGTCTAATATCAATTGAAAGTTTTTCTTCTATTGAGCATAACTTTTTAGCAATATTTTTTACCTTTTCTTCCGCTGCTTTGTATTTATTTAAATATTTATTTAATGATTTAACTCCCATATTGCAACCATCTGTAATTAAATCAGCTACTGTTGAATCAGATTCATGCAATGAGCATGAAATATTAGTTTTCATCCATGACATACTTTTTGCTATAACACTTGGTTCTTTGTCTTCATCATGATAATCATTTAAAATCTCATGAGTATCATCATTAATCATAATATTCTCCATTTCATTTTTTATTATATTTTGCATTTCTAAAAAATATATGCGTTTTAATCTTTCTTAATATGAATATTATTTTTAATATCGGTGATAATATTAGTACGGTGGTGATTATCATGAAGACAAAACAAAAAGCTGATATAAATCTTTATCCTCATTTTCTAAAGGATAGTAAAGTTTATATACCTTCAGAACAAGAAGTTTTAGATGAGAAAAAAGAAGTTGACGCGAACCAAAAATAATTTCCACTAAACATCAAAGGTAACTGTTATAGAAATTAACAGTTACCTTTTCTATTTTAATTATTTACTTTTCTGATTTTAAAAAAATATATAATAACACATATTAAATAGTTTATTATTATACCCACATATATTCCATTTAGCCCATATAAATTAGCTAATGCAAATATCCATATTATAGATGTAATTGAAATTATAGATGTAATTTTCAAAACAAATTTTTCGTGTCCTATTCCCTGTAAAAAACATTTTAAAATCTGTAAAATTGAATTAATAATTTGTATTATGATAACTAGCCAAAATATTTTAGTTGATTTTTCAATTAAATGTCCATCTTTTGTTATAAAACCAAAGGTAAGTTTCGGATTAAATATAACAAATATACATAACAAAGTGATTAAAAAAACAGTTTCAAAAGTAGCGATAGTTAAAATTTTATTTGATATTTCTTTTTTATTATATTGTATAGCTAATGTCATTGATGACTGTGCAAATGCAAATGCAGGAAGAATTATAAGACTACCTATGCTTTCGAGTAAATTAAATGATGCAATATCTGATACACTTAATCTTGATACAATAGCCATAAGCATCATTACAAAAACAGTTGCTTCGATAAAATCCTGAAATAATAATGGTACATACAATTTAAATAGCTTTTTAATACAACTGCCATCAAATGAAAATACAAATTTTAATTTATATTTTTTAATGAGAACAAAAATATATACAAGTATACCTGCAACCAAACCAATTACGCTACCATATGCTGCGCCCTTTACACCAAACTCTTTAAATCCAAATTTTCCGTATACCAAGCTAATATCAAAAAATATATTTATAACTGTCGCTACAAATGTACTATAAAATGAAACTTTTGTGTTTTGCTGATTTCTAAAATAAACAGAAAATATAAAAGTAGCCAAATTTAAAAGTACAGTAAATGAAGAAATATAAAAATAGTCTACAGAAAATACAGCTATTTCACCTTTTAACCTATAAGCATTTATAAAGAGTTCTTTCCCAAATACCAATGCTATTACTATAAATAAAAGTCCTATAGCAATTGAAATAGTCATCACTACATTAAATAGTTTGTTAAATTTCTCATCATTATGTTCTGACTTTAATTTCGCTGCCAATATATTGTATGCAACAGATATAATTCCTAATGTACCTGTTAAAGTATATATAATTTTTGAAGCAATACCAACTGCAGCAAATCCCGTAGTTGAATATCTTCCAACAATAGCTTTGTCCAAAACCTCAAATAATGTTAACAGAATATAATTCAAAAGTATTGGTAAAGCCATGTTATTTATTAATTTTGTATAATTTTCTTTTTCTTTAATCATTATATCTCACTTTCTCTTATTTATCTTTATGATAAAAGAGAATAGTTTCATGCCTATCCTCTCGATAGGCTGAATACAAACGCATTATTCATTGATTCACTTCCTTAATTAGCAAAGTACCTACTTGCTTAATTAGGTACTTTGCTTTAAAATTATTTATTTCTAATATTAAATTACTATTATTTCTTTAGAAGCATGGTTAATTACTTCTCTACCATTATCAGTAATAACTACTAAATCTTCTATTCTAATACCAAATTCACCTACTCTGTAAATACCTGGTTCTATACTAAATGCCATACCTTTTTCAAGTTTTCTTTTATTACTTTGCTTGATGTATGGAGCTTCATGTATTGAATATCCAATACCATGGCCAAGTCTTGTAATAAATGTTGATCCATATCCTGATTTTTCGACAACATCTCGTGCTGCTTTGTCTATATCAGGTATATACGCGCCTTCAACGGCCTTACTTTCACCAGCAATATTGGCTTCTAAAACATATTCATACATTTTTCTTTCTTCCTCTGTCACTCCACCAATAAATATTGTTCTTGTCATATCAGAACACATGTTATTGTATACACATCCAAAGTCCAATAAAAGAATGTCTTTTTTCTCAATCACTCTTTGATTTCCTGGATAATGAGGAAGTGCTGAATTTGATCCTGAACAGATTAATGTAAATCCAGGTTGAGCACCCTTTTCAATAAAGGTTCTATCAATAAAGTTTGCTACATCGACTTCTTTCATGCCAGGTTTTACAAATTTTAAAATTTCTAAAAACGTTTCATCTGTTATTTGAGATGCTTTTCTTAAATTTTCAATTTCTTCATTAGTTTTTATTATTCTCATTTCTTCAAGCATTGGTTTACCATTAATAAATTTGACATCTAAGTTTTCCATTATATCAAGTATCAAGCATGCTCTCTCAGTTGAGTTTACTCCTATAGTTTTACCTATTAATCCATTCTCTTCGAATGCCTTATTGACTGTATCCATATATCCGTCACCGTCAAACCAACCATAAACCTTGATACTTTCACCTAGAACTTCTTGGATTTCTGCAGCTGTCAATAAATTACATACATAAAAATATTCTCCAGTGTTTTTGATAATTAGAGCTTGAAATCTTTCACACAAATGTGTATTGTGTCCAATCAAGAATTCCATTTCCTCTGATGGACATATAAGCATCGCATCAAGCTTTTTTTTCTTTAAAATATCTACTAACTTGTTAATATACTCTTTTCTAACCATAATATCCTCCAATTTTTGTATTATGCTTTATTTTAAACACCCACTAATAAATGATATATTTTGATAATCATTATCTTTTACTAGTTACTTATCTTCTATCAGACATAGACGATTAAGTTTAGTATACCTATATTAATATATTCAATTGGTACACCTTCTATATTAATATATTCAATTGGTACACCTTCTATTTTAACACATTCATCAATTACGTCAATAACCATTATAACATCTTTATTATATTTTTTAACTGACTTTTCAAACCTATATTTGCACATACACTTATATTTTGTATACACTCCTTGTTCTAATAGAATATATTAATATGAAGGAGTGTTTTATTTATGGCTATAGAAAGTAAAAATCCAACTAATAAAGAATGTATTAAATATATAACTGATAAATCTAATCAATTAGGGATACCTGCTCGTCTATCCCTTGCAACTGCATGGATTGAAAGTGGATTTACGCAGTTCGATTATTTAGGCAATACTCTTAGAAATCCTACTTCTAATGACTTCGGAATTATGCAAATAACTATAGGTGCAAAAATGTGTATGTCAGACTGGGGGTATATAAGTAATAAGGACTGGGATAGATTACTTATAGATTGGAAATTTAATATTGATATAGGACTATCTGAACTTAAATCATGCTATGAACTATCCTGTAATTCAACCGAAGAAATACAAATAGGATGTAAACATTTTAATGGAATAACTACTGAAGATTGTATTGCAAGGGCTACATACAGTGCCTATAACGCAGGACCTAACAACATAAGCAGATATAGAACACCCTTTATTGTTTTAACTAGTAAAACTGAAAAGCCTTATATTTATGAAAACAGATATGATTATAGGGACATTAACTTCTGGACTATTTATTCTTGTAAGTCTTGGGAAAAAATTGTAATATAATATTTTCAAAAAAAGTTGCTTTACAAGCTATGTAAAGCAACTTTAGTCTCCTATGTGAACAATCTCTATATTATTAGTTTATTTTTTCATTAATTTGAGAATTATAATAATTTTCTATAAATATATTTTCTAAATTGTAAAACGATTTGAATTTTTCATAATCAATTTTTGCTTTTTCATTAATCTTAGTTTTTACTGCTCTTATCAAAATATTTTTAGGTGTATGCTCCATATCAACAAACTCTACCATTTGAACCTTATACCCCTTTGCCTCTAAGAACAGACCTCTTAAACTATCAGTTACAAGTGAAGATAGTCTCTCTTTAATTAAACCATGTTTTAACATTGGTTCTAAATTCAAATTATTGATTTTATTATAAAATTCATGTTGACAACAAGGAACTGAAAGAATTAAATCGGTATTCCATGTTATCGCTTTTACAAGTGCTGCATCTGTTGCATTATCACACGCATGCAGAGTTACAACAAGATCAATATTTAGATTTGTATTATAGTCCTTTATATCTCCATTTTCAAATTTCAAATGATTATATTGTAATTTTCTAGCAACATTATTGCAAAATTCAATTACATCAGTTTTTAAATCTAATCCTACTATACTTACATTAACTTTCTTTATTTTATAAAAGTAATAATAAAGCGCAAATGTTAGATATGCTTTTCCACAGCCAAAATCAATAATTTTATAATCTTCCTTTAAATCTGTTTTACTTACAACATCATCAACTATTTCAAGAAATTTATTGATTTGTTTGAACTTATCATAGTATTTAGATAAAACCTTACCATCCTTATTCATAACTCCAAGTTCAATTAGAAAATCACATGGTTTATTTTCTTCAATAATGTATTGCTTTATATTATTATGATATTTAATTTCTTGTTTTTTTGTAGCCTTACCTTTGATTATCTTCATATTGCCTTTTTTATTTACCAATAATTGATAATCAGCATCAACGGTAAAAATATTTGCATTTTTATAACTTTTTGACAAAGTTACAAGTCTATCCACTATAAATTCTATATCTAAATTTTCATGAAAAACTTGCTTATCAGTAAATTTTTCTATTTGATAAATTACACTTTCTTTAGATATTATAGGCTTAACGGTAATTTTTTTATATGCTTCTTCTTTTTTTATAGATGATGCAAAAACACAATATATAAGAGTTGTATTTTTGATATTTTCCTCTAATATTTCTAATAATTCCATTTCTTCTCCAACGAATTATTTGTAACTGCTTTTTAATGATACTATTTGATTAAATACAAAATGATTATCTGTTGAATCTCTATCAATTATAAAATATCCATGTCTTAGAAATTGGAATCTATCGCCAACTTTATGCTCATTAATATTTTTTTCAAGCTTGCAATTTTCTAAAACAACCTTAGAATTTGGATTTAATTTTTCTAAGAAATTAGTTTTATCGTAATCTTCATTCTCCATCATATAGTCATATAATCTAACAGTAGCATCTATACAATTATTTGCATCTACCCAATGCATAGTACTTTTAACTTTTCTACCTTTAAAACCACTACCACTCTTAGTTTCTGGATCATAAGTACAATATACCTCTGTTACATTGCCATTTTCGTCCTTTTTGAAGTCTTCACATTTTATAAAGTATGCGTGTCTAAGTCTAACTTCATTACCTGGATAAAGTCTAAAATACTTTTTAGGTGGCTCTTCCATAAAGTCACCACGCTCAATATATATTTCTCTTGAGAAAGGTATTTGTCTTTTACCCATTGTTTCATTTTCCGGATTGTTTTGAGCCTCTAGATATTCAACTTGATCTTCTGGATAGTTTGTTATAATTACTTTAATTGGATCTAATACAGCCATTGTTCTAGGTGATTTTTCCTTTAAATCTTCTCTTACAGCATTCTCAAGCATTGATATATCAACTTGGCTTTGAGATTTAGACACTCCTATATCATCAAGAAATCTGTATAATGCTTCAACTGTATATCCTCTTCTTCTAATACCGGCTACAGTAGGCATACGTGGATCATCCCAACCATCCACATATCCTTCTTCTACCATACGTTTTAAATATCTTTTACCCATCATTGTTTTTGATAAATAAAGCTTAGCGAATTCAATTTGTTGTGTTGGTTCATCCTTAAATTCATCAAGATGCGCTAAAACCCAATCATAAAAAGGTCTATGGTCTTCAAATTCAAGAGTACATACCGAATGAGTTACTCCTTCATATGCATCCTCAATTGGATGTGCAAAATCATACATAGGATAAATACACCATTTGTCCTTTGTATTGTGATGATATTCGTGCATTATTCTATATATTGCTGGATCTCTCATATTGATGTTAGGGCTAGACATATCTATTTTAGCACGCAATATTTTTTCTCCATTTTTATACTTATCTAATCTCATATTTTCAAATAACTCTAAATTTTCTTCTATACTTCTATTTCTATAAGGACTATTTTTACCTGGCTCTGTAAGCGTTCCTCTATATTCTCTCATTTCTTCTGCTGTCAAATCATCTACATATGCTAAACCTTTTTTTATTAGTTCAACAGCACATTCATACATTTTATCAAAATAATCGGATGCATATAATGCATGACCATCCCATTTTGGGCAAAGCCATTTAATATCATCAACAATTGATTTAACATAACTTTCATCTTCTTTAACAGGATTAGTATCATCAAATCTTAGGTTGAATTTACCGTTGTTTTTCATTGCAAGACTATAGTTTAAACATATTGATTTAGCATGACCAATATGCAAATATCCGTTTGGTTCTGGTGGAAAACGAGTCTGTACCCTCGCATCATATTTTCTATTTTTTATATCATCATTTATGATTTTCTGTATAAAATTCACCGATTCTTTATTGTCATTAGTATTAATATTTTCGCTCATTGTACACAACTCCTTTTTTGTTTAATATAGCTAAAATTAGCTTTTTTTATACATAAACTATTATCTTAATATGATACCATATAAATGTAAAATATAAAAGAAAAATTTAGTGCAATTCTGAACAGAAGCAATATATATACAAGCTAAGCCATTGTTAAGATTTCAGTTAATAATATAAGTCATCATAATCTGACGTATCCCCTGACATTTTCATATGACCTTTTTACTATAGCCGATACATTACCAAAATTACCTTCTGCTGTTTCAATCATTGTTTCTGTTATATTCAAAACAATTCCTATATGATCGTGAGCTTTATTTTCAAAAACATTATCAAACAATACAATATCTCCTACTTGTGGAGATTGTGTTTTTTCTATCCATGCATGTATTTCGAGTAATTTTGCCCACTGTTCCCATGCAATAACACCTGCAAAACTACAATTTACAGATTTATTTTGATAGCGAATAGGTAGCTCATATCCAGATAATTTTACACAATGATAAACAAAAGCTGCACACCAACAATTATCCCAACTATCAATCGTCCATGTATCCGAGTATGGGAATAAATCAGCTATTGGTTGTAAATTTGTTTTTGTCCCCATAACATTCCCATGGTAGAATTTTTGCGCTTCTTTCTTTGCAATATTGGCTAAACTACTGTTCATAATACACCTCCATAAAATACAATATTAATCTATATCACCTAAGCAACATCCTCATATTTTTAATATCAGCTTTACCAAGTCCATCTGAACCTTTAAGCCACATAGCATAAACATAATCTTTATCTATAAAGTAATTTTTTAATAAATAAATTATTTTATCTCTAATATCCATATTAACCTCTTTTTATGTTTCTATTATTGGAAATTCTTTAAGCATTTCTTCAAATTTCATTTTTACCTTCATTCCTAAATAAAGAAATTTTTCATTTTTAATTTAGAAATTTAAATGTATCATGTTCCCATGAATATTTTCTTTAACTAATTTTTATAAAATTTATTATTTATTATACTCTATATAATATGTATCGTATGGTTTGTCCATCACATAACCAAGCTTCTTAGCTAAACCAACTGAGTTTAAATTCGCCGCATCCCAACTTGGATATATTCCTCTATCTAAACAATCTATGATAAGTGCCGCACTCGCTATAGTAGCTAAACCTTTTTTCCTATACTCTGGGTCTGTATCAATTTCTATTTCAATACCACCGTCATAAATGCTGTACGATGTAGCACAGCATATAACTTTTTCTCCATGCATAATGCAATAACCAAATCCTCTATTCAGAAAATCTTCTACTGACTCATACTGTTCAGTGAAATCTTTTGTATGGTTTATAAAAAAATCGCTTTTTGTTATTTTCTCGTCTATTTTTTTAAGCTCATAGTCAACTGGCAATTTTGATATAAAACTTTTTATATGGTTATAATCTAAATACTTAGCATCCTGTTTAAAAGAATATCTATCAAATTTTTCATATCGACCTTTATGTATTTCTTCTATTTTATTTTTCCACTCTTCAGTTTCTACGATAACTAAAGAATCTTGTGGAAGATTACATAACAGTTCATCTACTACATCTAATTTCACATTTCCAGCATAAAAAATAAATAAACCTAC contains these protein-coding regions:
- a CDS encoding DUF3787 domain-containing protein, which codes for MKTKQKADINLYPHFLKDSKVYIPSEQEVLDEKKEVDANQK
- a CDS encoding MATE family efflux transporter is translated as MIKEKENYTKLINNMALPILLNYILLTLFEVLDKAIVGRYSTTGFAAVGIASKIIYTLTGTLGIISVAYNILAAKLKSEHNDEKFNKLFNVVMTISIAIGLLFIVIALVFGKELFINAYRLKGEIAVFSVDYFYISSFTVLLNLATFIFSVYFRNQQNTKVSFYSTFVATVINIFFDISLVYGKFGFKEFGVKGAAYGSVIGLVAGILVYIFVLIKKYKLKFVFSFDGSCIKKLFKLYVPLLFQDFIEATVFVMMLMAIVSRLSVSDIASFNLLESIGSLIILPAFAFAQSSMTLAIQYNKKEISNKILTIATFETVFLITLLCIFVIFNPKLTFGFITKDGHLIEKSTKIFWLVIIIQIINSILQILKCFLQGIGHEKFVLKITSIISITSIIWIFALANLYGLNGIYVGIIINYLICVIIYFFKIRKVNN
- a CDS encoding Xaa-Pro peptidase family protein, with translation MVRKEYINKLVDILKKKKLDAMLICPSEEMEFLIGHNTHLCERFQALIIKNTGEYFYVCNLLTAAEIQEVLGESIKVYGWFDGDGYMDTVNKAFEENGLIGKTIGVNSTERACLILDIMENLDVKFINGKPMLEEMRIIKTNEEIENLRKASQITDETFLEILKFVKPGMKEVDVANFIDRTFIEKGAQPGFTLICSGSNSALPHYPGNQRVIEKKDILLLDFGCVYNNMCSDMTRTIFIGGVTEEERKMYEYVLEANIAGESKAVEGAYIPDIDKAARDVVEKSGYGSTFITRLGHGIGYSIHEAPYIKQSNKRKLEKGMAFSIEPGIYRVGEFGIRIEDLVVITDNGREVINHASKEIIVI
- a CDS encoding transglycosylase SLT domain-containing protein, whose protein sequence is MAIESKNPTNKECIKYITDKSNQLGIPARLSLATAWIESGFTQFDYLGNTLRNPTSNDFGIMQITIGAKMCMSDWGYISNKDWDRLLIDWKFNIDIGLSELKSCYELSCNSTEEIQIGCKHFNGITTEDCIARATYSAYNAGPNNISRYRTPFIVLTSKTEKPYIYENRYDYRDINFWTIYSCKSWEKIVI
- a CDS encoding SAM-dependent methyltransferase; its protein translation is MELLEILEENIKNTTLIYCVFASSIKKEEAYKKITVKPIISKESVIYQIEKFTDKQVFHENLDIEFIVDRLVTLSKSYKNANIFTVDADYQLLVNKKGNMKIIKGKATKKQEIKYHNNIKQYIIEENKPCDFLIELGVMNKDGKVLSKYYDKFKQINKFLEIVDDVVSKTDLKEDYKIIDFGCGKAYLTFALYYYFYKIKKVNVSIVGLDLKTDVIEFCNNVARKLQYNHLKFENGDIKDYNTNLNIDLVVTLHACDNATDAALVKAITWNTDLILSVPCCQHEFYNKINNLNLEPMLKHGLIKERLSSLVTDSLRGLFLEAKGYKVQMVEFVDMEHTPKNILIRAVKTKINEKAKIDYEKFKSFYNLENIFIENYYNSQINEKIN
- a CDS encoding glutamine--tRNA ligase/YqeY domain fusion protein → MSENINTNDNKESVNFIQKIINDDIKNRKYDARVQTRFPPEPNGYLHIGHAKSICLNYSLAMKNNGKFNLRFDDTNPVKEDESYVKSIVDDIKWLCPKWDGHALYASDYFDKMYECAVELIKKGLAYVDDLTAEEMREYRGTLTEPGKNSPYRNRSIEENLELFENMRLDKYKNGEKILRAKIDMSSPNINMRDPAIYRIMHEYHHNTKDKWCIYPMYDFAHPIEDAYEGVTHSVCTLEFEDHRPFYDWVLAHLDEFKDEPTQQIEFAKLYLSKTMMGKRYLKRMVEEGYVDGWDDPRMPTVAGIRRRGYTVEALYRFLDDIGVSKSQSQVDISMLENAVREDLKEKSPRTMAVLDPIKVIITNYPEDQVEYLEAQNNPENETMGKRQIPFSREIYIERGDFMEEPPKKYFRLYPGNEVRLRHAYFIKCEDFKKDENGNVTEVYCTYDPETKSGSGFKGRKVKSTMHWVDANNCIDATVRLYDYMMENEDYDKTNFLEKLNPNSKVVLENCKLEKNINEHKVGDRFQFLRHGYFIIDRDSTDNHFVFNQIVSLKSSYK
- a CDS encoding CHAP domain-containing protein: MNSSLANIAKKEAQKFYHGNVMGTKTNLQPIADLFPYSDTWTIDSWDNCWCAAFVYHCVKLSGYELPIRYQNKSVNCSFAGVIAWEQWAKLLEIHAWIEKTQSPQVGDIVLFDNVFENKAHDHIGIVLNITETMIETAEGNFGNVSAIVKRSYENVRGYVRL
- a CDS encoding GNAT family N-acetyltransferase, with protein sequence MIYKVEKNLRKKIIPMFEDMDDTMILSCLQGHMGEVYVDNLDNPTVAQIIVGLFIFYAGNVKLDVVDELLCNLPQDSLVIVETEEWKNKIEEIHKGRYEKFDRYSFKQDAKYLDYNHIKSFISKLPVDYELKKIDEKITKSDFFINHTKDFTEQYESVEDFLNRGFGYCIMHGEKVICCATSYSIYDGGIEIEIDTDPEYRKKGLATIASAALIIDCLDRGIYPSWDAANLNSVGLAKKLGYVMDKPYDTYYIEYNK